Proteins encoded by one window of Streptomyces sp. ALI-76-A:
- a CDS encoding STAS domain-containing protein → MTDPHRAARPGLLVGHRAVDGIWVLTLHGDIDHDVKGDLTKALLSFDSATPPRTVVDLSGVTFMDSAGINVFLTAHQAMTDAQGWLRIAGAQPSVLRLLELVGVDRVISCHPTVEQALTD, encoded by the coding sequence GTGACAGACCCCCACAGAGCAGCCCGGCCCGGCCTGTTGGTCGGCCACCGCGCCGTCGACGGCATCTGGGTCCTCACCCTGCACGGCGACATCGACCACGACGTCAAAGGCGATCTCACCAAGGCCCTGCTGTCCTTCGACAGCGCGACCCCGCCACGGACCGTGGTCGACCTCAGCGGGGTCACCTTCATGGACTCCGCCGGCATCAACGTCTTCCTCACCGCCCACCAGGCCATGACCGACGCACAGGGATGGCTGCGTATCGCCGGCGCCCAGCCATCGGTGCTGCGGCTGCTTGAACTCGTCGGCGTGGACCGGGTCATCTCCTGCCACCCCACCGTCGAGCAGGCCTTGACCGACTGA